In Lepisosteus oculatus isolate fLepOcu1 chromosome 17, fLepOcu1.hap2, whole genome shotgun sequence, a genomic segment contains:
- the c17h6orf120 gene encoding UPF0669 protein C6orf120 homolog: MVLHWSKLCTVLFLSQAWCFLHSFEEEVIPDEWVLLHVVQGHIGAGNYSYLRLNHNGKIILHMQSLKGDADLYVSDSTLHPSFDTYKLQSVTCGQDVVVVPMDFSRPVGIGIYGHPFHQESEFEMRVYYDQTVHEDPFTKGSYSPEDMGKQKRYQEVSAEDIQEEESVLWTIIIGILKIILEILF; encoded by the coding sequence ATGGTGCTGCACTGGAGTAAATTGTGCACAGTGCTGTTCCTTTCACAGGCCTGGTGCTTCTTGCACAGCTTTGAGGAGGAAGTCATTCCTGATGAATGGGTTCTCCTGCATGTGGTACAGGGGCATATCGGTGCAGGGAACTACAGCTACTTAAGACTAAACCACAATGGCAAGATCATCCTGCACATGCAGAGCCTCAAAGGTGATGCTGACCTTTATGTTTCTGATAGCACCCTGCACCCCAGTTTTGACACCTACAAACTGCAGTCGGTCACCTGTGGTCAAGACGTAGTCGTGGTGCCCATGGATTTTTCACGCCCCGTGGGCATTGGCATTTATGGGCACCCTTTTCACCAGGAAAGTGAGTTTGAAATGAGAGTCTATTATGACCAGACTGTCCATGAGGATCCTTTTACCAAAGGCTCTTATTCTCCAGAAGACATGGGGAAACAGAAAAGGTACCAGGAGGTCTCTGCGGAGGACATACAGGAGGAAGAATCAGTACTTTGGACCATCATCATTGGAATTCTCAAAATAATACttgaaatactgttttaa
- the phf10 gene encoding PHD finger protein 10 isoform X1, whose translation MAAVLPSRSCDSSPATPGAHSTKDDIEENSNDGSQAPKRRRMGSGDSSRSCDTSSQDLGSTYFPAENLIEYKWPSDDTGEYYMLQEQVSEYLGVTSFKRKYPDLERRDLSHKEKLYLREQNVITETQCTLGLTAVRSDEVIDLMIKEYPVKHAEYSVILQERERQRITKEYSQMQQQNPQKVEPSKVPEYIKKAAKKAAEFNSNFNRERMEERRAYFDLQTHIIQVPQGKYKVLPPERTKMGPYPVALIPGQFQDYYKRYSPNELRYLPLNTALYEPPLDPELPALDSEGDSDDAEEPQGDGKKKTKGSSVREEVFLSLFLPRRGAPESSSGNTSDGDSPTESQESSVQGKSKSKDRPATPAKDGSKRSVQHKSVPGYKPKVIPNAICGICLKGKESNKKGKPESLIHCSQCSNSGHPSCLDMTAALVALIKTYPWQCMECKTCTVCQQPHHEEEMMFCDKCDRGFHTFCVGVDAIPLGCWVCDCCVREQPAPKKGLRRSKANKDG comes from the exons ATGGCTGCAGTCCTACCGTCGAGATCGTGTGATAGCAGCCCTGCTACTCCGGGGGCACACTCCACCAAG GATGATATTGAGGAGAATTCCAATGATGGAAGCCAGGCTCCCAAACGTCGTCGAATGGGATCGGGAGACAGCTCCAGAAGTTGTGACACTTCCAGCCAGGATCTGGG GTCCACATACTTCCCCGCCGAAAATCTCATTGAGTACAAATGGCCTTCTGATGACACAGGAGAATACTACATGCTTCAGGAACAAGTCAGCGAATACCTAGGGGTCACCTCGTTCAAGCGCAAATATCCAG ACCTGGAACGGCGGGACCTGTCCCACAAGGAAAAGCTGTACCTGAGAGAGCAGAATGTGATAACGGAAACGCAGTGCACATTAG GGCTGACGGCTGTCCGCAGCGATGAAGTCATTGACCTGATGATTAAAGAGTACCCAGTCAAACACGCTGAGTATTCAGTTATCCTTCAGGAACGAGAGCGACAGAGAATCACTAAAGAGTACTCT CAAATGcagcaacagaacccacagaaGGTTGAACCCAGCAAAGTACCAGAATACATCAAGAAAGCTGCGAAGAAAGCCGCTGAGTTCAACAGCAATTTTAACCGGGAGCGAATGGAAGAAAGAAGAGCTTATTTTGACCTCCAGACGCAT ATTATCCAGGTGCCCCAAGGAAAGTACAAAGTCCTGCCTCCTGAGAGAACCAAGATGGGGCCTTACCCTGTAGCCCTGATCCCTGGCCAGTTTCAGGACTATTACAAAAG GTATTCTCCCAACGAGCTGCGCTACCTGCCGTTAAACACGGCCCTCTACGAGCCCCCGCTGGACCCCGAGCTGCCGGCCCTGGACAGCGAGGGCGACTCCGACGATGCGGAGGAGCCCCAAGGGGACGGGAAGAAGAAGACAAAGGGCTCTTCGGTAAGAGAGGAAGTCTTCCTCTCGCTCTTCCTCCCTCGCAGGGGTGCTCCG GAAAGCTCTTCTGGGAACACGTCCGATGGGGACAGTCCCACCGAGAGTCAGGAAAGCTCTGTGCAGGGGAAGTCCAAGTCGAAGGACAGGCCGGCGACTCCAGCTAAAGATGGTTCCAAACGTTCTGTGCAACACAAATCTGTCCCTGGGTACAAG CCAAAGGTCATTCCAAATGCTATATGTGGAATATGTCTGAAGGGTAAGGAGTCCAACAAGAAAGGGAAGCCTGAAAGTCTCATTCACTGCTCCCAGTGCAGCAACAGTG GCCACCCCTCCTGCCTGGACATGACTGCCGCGCTGGTGGCCCTGATCAAGACCTACCCCTGGCAGTGCATGGAGTGCAAGACCTGCACGGTCTGCCAGCAGCCCCATCACGAGGAGGAGATGATGTTCTGCGACAAGTGTGACCGCGGCTTCCACACCTTCTGCGTCGGTGTGGACGCCATTCCTTTAG GATGCTGGGTGTGCGACTGTTGTGTGAGGGAGCAGCCGGCCCCAAAGAAGGGATTACGAAGAAGCAAGGCCAACAAGGATGGCTGA
- the phf10 gene encoding PHD finger protein 10 isoform X2: protein MAAVLPSRSCDSSPATPGAHSTKDDIEENSNDGSQAPKRRRMGSGDSSRSCDTSSQDLGSTYFPAENLIEYKWPSDDTGEYYMLQEQVSEYLGVTSFKRKYPDLERRDLSHKEKLYLREQNVITETQCTLGLTAVRSDEVIDLMIKEYPVKHAEYSVILQERERQRITKEYSQMQQQNPQKVEPSKVPEYIKKAAKKAAEFNSNFNRERMEERRAYFDLQTHIIQVPQGKYKVLPPERTKMGPYPVALIPGQFQDYYKRYSPNELRYLPLNTALYEPPLDPELPALDSEGDSDDAEEPQGDGKKKTKGSSESSSGNTSDGDSPTESQESSVQGKSKSKDRPATPAKDGSKRSVQHKSVPGYKPKVIPNAICGICLKGKESNKKGKPESLIHCSQCSNSGHPSCLDMTAALVALIKTYPWQCMECKTCTVCQQPHHEEEMMFCDKCDRGFHTFCVGVDAIPLGCWVCDCCVREQPAPKKGLRRSKANKDG, encoded by the exons ATGGCTGCAGTCCTACCGTCGAGATCGTGTGATAGCAGCCCTGCTACTCCGGGGGCACACTCCACCAAG GATGATATTGAGGAGAATTCCAATGATGGAAGCCAGGCTCCCAAACGTCGTCGAATGGGATCGGGAGACAGCTCCAGAAGTTGTGACACTTCCAGCCAGGATCTGGG GTCCACATACTTCCCCGCCGAAAATCTCATTGAGTACAAATGGCCTTCTGATGACACAGGAGAATACTACATGCTTCAGGAACAAGTCAGCGAATACCTAGGGGTCACCTCGTTCAAGCGCAAATATCCAG ACCTGGAACGGCGGGACCTGTCCCACAAGGAAAAGCTGTACCTGAGAGAGCAGAATGTGATAACGGAAACGCAGTGCACATTAG GGCTGACGGCTGTCCGCAGCGATGAAGTCATTGACCTGATGATTAAAGAGTACCCAGTCAAACACGCTGAGTATTCAGTTATCCTTCAGGAACGAGAGCGACAGAGAATCACTAAAGAGTACTCT CAAATGcagcaacagaacccacagaaGGTTGAACCCAGCAAAGTACCAGAATACATCAAGAAAGCTGCGAAGAAAGCCGCTGAGTTCAACAGCAATTTTAACCGGGAGCGAATGGAAGAAAGAAGAGCTTATTTTGACCTCCAGACGCAT ATTATCCAGGTGCCCCAAGGAAAGTACAAAGTCCTGCCTCCTGAGAGAACCAAGATGGGGCCTTACCCTGTAGCCCTGATCCCTGGCCAGTTTCAGGACTATTACAAAAG GTATTCTCCCAACGAGCTGCGCTACCTGCCGTTAAACACGGCCCTCTACGAGCCCCCGCTGGACCCCGAGCTGCCGGCCCTGGACAGCGAGGGCGACTCCGACGATGCGGAGGAGCCCCAAGGGGACGGGAAGAAGAAGACAAAGGGCTCTTCG GAAAGCTCTTCTGGGAACACGTCCGATGGGGACAGTCCCACCGAGAGTCAGGAAAGCTCTGTGCAGGGGAAGTCCAAGTCGAAGGACAGGCCGGCGACTCCAGCTAAAGATGGTTCCAAACGTTCTGTGCAACACAAATCTGTCCCTGGGTACAAG CCAAAGGTCATTCCAAATGCTATATGTGGAATATGTCTGAAGGGTAAGGAGTCCAACAAGAAAGGGAAGCCTGAAAGTCTCATTCACTGCTCCCAGTGCAGCAACAGTG GCCACCCCTCCTGCCTGGACATGACTGCCGCGCTGGTGGCCCTGATCAAGACCTACCCCTGGCAGTGCATGGAGTGCAAGACCTGCACGGTCTGCCAGCAGCCCCATCACGAGGAGGAGATGATGTTCTGCGACAAGTGTGACCGCGGCTTCCACACCTTCTGCGTCGGTGTGGACGCCATTCCTTTAG GATGCTGGGTGTGCGACTGTTGTGTGAGGGAGCAGCCGGCCCCAAAGAAGGGATTACGAAGAAGCAAGGCCAACAAGGATGGCTGA